The nucleotide window TTGCGATTGTTACCGATGCTGAGCGCCGAGCTCTGAAAAAGATAACTACTATCAATTTAGCCACTGAAGCTGACGCTGAGCCCAGTATCGGAAAACGCCCGCATCTGACAATTGTCAGAGACTTGGCACTGTCTGAATGCGAGCTTGATATCATTGCTATTAAGGCTGCTATTTTCAAGCCATCACGCTCAGCCTTATCGTTCTTTAAACGCTAACGCACTCCGTCAATATAATCTCAGCTTGGCTTGAGAATCTCGCCCAAGGCCTGTAATATCACGCTTTTTCCTAGAGGTAATGCTGGATGATTACTGGCAGTTTAGTAGCGCTTGTCACGCCCATGAATGAAGACGGTCAAGTTGATTGGCATGCTCTAGAGCAGTTGGTCGAATGGCATATCGAGCAGGGCACTAACGCCATAGTTTCAATGGGCACTACCGGTGAATCTGCAACATTCGCGATTGACGAACATGTCGCTGTGATGCAAAAAACCATAGACACCGCTGCTGGTCGAGTGCCGGTGATCGCCGGTACCGGTGCAAATTCTACCAGTGAAGCGATTGAGCTAACCGCTGCAGCGGCACATATTGGTGCTGACGCTGCCTTGCTTGTAACACCATATTATAACAAACCAACGCAGCATGGTTTGTACTTACACCATAAGGCCATCGCTGAAGCCTGTGATATAGCGCAAATTTTATATAATGTTCCGGGTCGCACCGCCTGTGATATGCAAGCCGAAACCGTCGCTGAGCTTGCGCTTATCGATAATATTGTAGGTATCAAAGAGGCCACGGGTGATATCGCTAGAGGGGCAAAAATTCGCGCGCTCTGTGATGATGGTTTTGCCTTATATTCTGGCGACGATGCAACATT belongs to Pseudomonadales bacterium and includes:
- a CDS encoding 4-hydroxy-tetrahydrodipicolinate synthase, encoding MITGSLVALVTPMNEDGQVDWHALEQLVEWHIEQGTNAIVSMGTTGESATFAIDEHVAVMQKTIDTAAGRVPVIAGTGANSTSEAIELTAAAAHIGADAALLVTPYYNKPTQHGLYLHHKAIAEACDIAQILYNVPGRTACDMQAETVAELALIDNIVGIKEATGDIARGAKIRALCDDGFALYSGDDATFLELMKVGAVGNISVTANIAAKKMADICALALAGQFAEAQQLNQSLLKLHDDLFVEANPIPVKWAMTQTQQIQAGIRLPLTPLSKTYHARVLAAIEAAGL